The following proteins are co-located in the Streptomyces asiaticus genome:
- a CDS encoding phosphopantetheine-binding protein, whose product MTSSTGTPALNEDETRSKVYAIVGAMAPAGDATLTDDTELFADLAYDSLRLIELTLALEEGFGLGELAQERTATVTTLGDIVRLVTEVRQETGARRAEAGR is encoded by the coding sequence TTGACGTCAAGCACCGGCACACCAGCGCTGAACGAGGACGAGACGCGGAGCAAGGTGTACGCGATCGTCGGCGCGATGGCGCCCGCGGGGGACGCCACCCTGACCGACGACACCGAGCTCTTCGCCGATCTGGCCTATGACTCGCTCCGGCTCATCGAGTTGACGCTGGCGCTGGAGGAGGGCTTCGGGCTGGGGGAGCTCGCTCAGGAGAGGACCGCCACGGTCACCACACTCGGCGACATCGTCCGCCTGGTGACAGAGGTACGACAAGAGACCGGGGCACGGCGGGCGGAGGCGGGCCGATGA
- a CDS encoding AMP-binding protein, translated as MSSALLSWLADPPRAAGDLHGRGIHLADDRGGWEFHGYPVLAASARRVAGSLAAQGVRPGDVVCVLLPTGFPCLSSLFGVWAAGATVCLVPPPAFAAEVEYVEHTAGILRQTEAAATITAEGLAPLAARVLAAAGSDREPWIWRDDGDEIQPREPGELALLQFTSGSSSRPRGVRVTWANLEANLVLIRSALGWRAGDAGASWLPLHHDMGLIGCLLTPVSVQDDLWLLRPEQFIRDPARWLRCFAVAAHTAAPPFAFEYAARRLGDRLADLDLSAWRNAIVGAEPINPRALEHFARLAAPAGFSPSVYLPSYGLAEATLAVTVRTSDAPAPTVRVDTGTLRFAGPVTIEDEGEFASSAKTPPDHGEDGRLIGCGGPGDGVGATVVDGEGRPLPDGHLGEIEVTGPSVTSGYHAGRTGSTRFVDGGIRTGDAGFFHRGELFVLGRMGDSLKARGRSVYMEDLEAKVVSATGIAREKCAVVGVEGTGGTSVTLFAEKAEGAWVEDATLVLRAALGDDVAITVVTGRSGLIRKTSSGKPRRRHMWEELRAGRLKDARVLETAHVTTGRPV; from the coding sequence GTGAGTAGCGCACTGCTCTCCTGGCTGGCGGACCCCCCTCGGGCGGCCGGAGACCTCCACGGCCGGGGCATCCACCTCGCCGACGACCGAGGCGGCTGGGAGTTCCACGGATACCCCGTACTCGCCGCCTCCGCACGGCGGGTGGCCGGATCGCTGGCGGCACAAGGGGTACGCCCCGGCGATGTGGTGTGCGTCCTCCTGCCCACCGGTTTCCCGTGTCTGTCGTCGCTCTTCGGAGTCTGGGCCGCGGGCGCCACGGTGTGTCTCGTCCCCCCGCCGGCGTTCGCCGCCGAGGTCGAGTACGTGGAGCACACGGCCGGGATCCTGCGGCAGACCGAGGCCGCCGCCACCATCACCGCCGAGGGCCTCGCCCCCCTGGCCGCCCGGGTACTGGCCGCAGCGGGCTCCGACCGCGAGCCGTGGATCTGGCGCGATGACGGCGATGAGATCCAGCCCCGTGAACCCGGCGAACTCGCCCTCCTCCAGTTCACCTCGGGCTCCAGCAGCCGGCCCCGCGGAGTCCGGGTCACCTGGGCGAACCTGGAGGCCAACCTCGTGCTGATCCGGAGCGCACTCGGCTGGCGCGCGGGCGACGCCGGGGCCTCCTGGCTGCCACTCCACCACGACATGGGGCTCATCGGCTGTCTGCTCACCCCCGTGAGCGTCCAGGACGATCTGTGGCTCCTGCGCCCCGAGCAGTTCATCCGCGATCCGGCCCGCTGGCTGCGGTGTTTCGCCGTCGCCGCGCACACCGCCGCCCCGCCCTTCGCGTTCGAGTACGCGGCCCGGCGGCTTGGCGACCGGCTCGCGGACCTGGACCTGTCCGCGTGGCGCAATGCCATCGTCGGCGCCGAACCCATCAACCCCCGCGCGCTGGAGCACTTCGCCAGGCTCGCCGCACCCGCCGGGTTCTCCCCCTCCGTCTACCTTCCGTCGTACGGGCTCGCCGAGGCGACGCTCGCGGTGACCGTCCGTACCTCCGACGCTCCCGCGCCGACCGTGCGCGTGGACACCGGCACGCTGCGCTTCGCAGGCCCCGTCACCATCGAGGACGAGGGCGAGTTCGCGAGCTCGGCGAAGACGCCCCCGGACCACGGCGAGGACGGCCGGCTGATCGGCTGCGGCGGCCCGGGCGACGGGGTGGGCGCCACGGTGGTCGACGGCGAGGGACGGCCCCTGCCGGACGGCCACCTCGGCGAGATCGAGGTGACGGGCCCCTCGGTGACGAGCGGCTACCACGCCGGGCGCACCGGCTCCACGCGGTTCGTCGACGGCGGCATCAGGACCGGGGACGCCGGATTCTTCCACCGCGGCGAGCTGTTCGTGCTCGGCCGGATGGGCGACAGCCTCAAGGCGCGCGGACGCAGCGTCTACATGGAGGACCTGGAGGCGAAGGTGGTCTCCGCGACCGGGATCGCCCGCGAGAAGTGCGCGGTCGTCGGCGTCGAGGGCACCGGCGGCACCTCGGTGACGCTGTTCGCGGAGAAGGCCGAGGGCGCGTGGGTGGAGGACGCCACGCTCGTCCTGCGCGCCGCGCTCGGCGACGACGTCGCCATCACCGTCGTCACCGGCCGCAGCGGGCTGATCAGAAAGACGTCCAGCGGCAAGCCGCGACGTCGCCACATGTGGGAAGAGCTGCGAGCGGGCCGCCTCAAAGACGCGCGCGTCCTGGAGACGGCCCATGTCACGACCGGGAGGCCCGTGTGA
- a CDS encoding SDR family oxidoreductase: MTERLRILVTGVAGLVGAEVTARLVAAGHQVTALVHNQPAVIRNDGTPLEPDAVTRLPGDVTKPRLGLPEAAYQALVADGLDRIVHCAAITDFGLPDEVYQAVNVDGTAHVLELARAGGVPLVHVGTAYVCGERDGLIRETELDEGQRLANAYEESKFRAETLVHKAQADGVRAAIVRPSIVVGDERTGVVRDYKNIYVVLKLATEGKVRSIPGQYEARLDLVPVDYVADIITEVTHRFEEAAGRTFHAVGAPLTLRDFSDVMAEYPPFHVPRFVPPTSFDAQRLPRRERAYYERVMTLYESYFRRRMRFDDSHTADLAARRPPADGQDFLRALIDHCLETGYLGAPTADATEVLARLNMTGPDGTSTASGTSPAASDVNGAGR; encoded by the coding sequence ATGACGGAGCGCTTGAGGATTCTGGTGACCGGCGTGGCCGGGCTGGTCGGCGCGGAGGTCACCGCCCGGCTGGTGGCGGCCGGGCACCAGGTCACCGCCCTGGTCCACAACCAGCCGGCGGTCATACGCAACGACGGCACCCCGCTGGAGCCGGACGCCGTCACCCGCCTGCCGGGCGATGTGACCAAGCCCCGGCTCGGCCTGCCCGAGGCCGCGTACCAGGCGCTGGTCGCGGACGGCCTCGACCGGATCGTGCACTGCGCCGCGATCACCGACTTCGGCCTTCCCGACGAGGTCTACCAGGCGGTCAACGTCGACGGCACCGCCCACGTCCTGGAGCTGGCCCGCGCCGGTGGGGTGCCGCTCGTGCACGTGGGAACCGCCTATGTGTGCGGTGAGCGCGACGGGCTGATCCGCGAGACGGAGCTGGACGAGGGCCAGCGCCTCGCCAACGCCTACGAGGAGAGCAAGTTCCGGGCCGAGACCCTGGTGCACAAGGCCCAGGCCGACGGGGTGCGGGCCGCGATCGTCCGCCCCAGCATCGTCGTCGGCGACGAGCGCACCGGCGTGGTGCGCGACTACAAGAACATCTATGTCGTGCTCAAGCTGGCCACCGAGGGCAAGGTCCGCTCCATCCCCGGCCAGTACGAGGCGCGCCTGGACCTGGTGCCCGTGGACTATGTGGCGGACATCATCACCGAGGTCACCCACCGTTTCGAGGAGGCGGCGGGCCGGACCTTCCACGCGGTGGGCGCACCGCTGACGCTGCGGGACTTCTCCGATGTGATGGCCGAGTACCCGCCGTTCCACGTGCCGCGGTTCGTCCCGCCGACCAGCTTCGACGCCCAGCGGCTGCCCCGCCGGGAGCGGGCGTACTACGAGCGTGTCATGACGCTCTACGAGAGCTACTTCCGGCGCCGGATGCGGTTCGACGACTCCCACACGGCGGACCTGGCCGCCCGCAGGCCACCGGCGGACGGACAGGACTTCCTGCGCGCGCTGATCGACCACTGCCTGGAGACGGGCTACCTGGGCGCACCGACGGCCGACGCCACCGAGGTGCTCGCCCGGCTGAACATGACGGGCCCGGACGGGACCTCCACGGCGAGCGGGACCAGCCCGGCCGCGAGCGATGTGAACGGAGCCGGCCGATGA